Genomic DNA from Oncorhynchus tshawytscha isolate Ot180627B linkage group LG04, Otsh_v2.0, whole genome shotgun sequence:
GGCTGTATATGTGGGCAACTTCTCCTGGGTGAGtctcccaccaccaccattatctTCAATCCAGTCTGCTAATCTATTAGCCTATGTTCTGTAATGAGATACAGCCACCTAGGCCTATTACCTTTCTGTCCCTATCCTTAATTTTTACccatcttctccctctttctcgccTTTGTCTTCCTTTACCCCTCTCCTCAGTGGACCTCCGACAAAGACCTTATTAACGTGGCGCGCACCTTGGGTGTGAAGGACATTGTGGAGATCAAATTTGCTGAGAACAGAGCTAATGGCCAGTCCAGGGGGTGAGAGTTAGGCCTATCCACTTGGCATCATTCTAATCTAATGTGATATATTTCTTCACTGTTTATTAACTGGGTGTTTTGTCATTTCATGACTGGGTCTGGCCATGGTGTTCTAGGGAGACCTGGAGACAGACACCTATTGAGTCAAATTAGTCTTCAAATAAATATGATGCTCCAGTAGCTAAGCTAAATACAGATCTTACAGATGACTAccaatgttttatttattatctGTGCATGATCCAGAGCCAAAGTGTTGTCTCCAGACCCTGAAGAACTGGACAGGGCTGCTCTGGTGGTCTACTGATGGCTAGTTGATTATGTTGTGATGGCCTTTCAAAGCTCTGAAATAGCCTTTCTTTCCAGCTGGTAACATTAAGTATACTAGCTGATATTTGTCTTTTACTCTCTATAGATACGCTGAGGTAGTGGTGGCCACAGAAGAGTCATTGCAGAGGTTGCTGGAGACATTGCCAAattgtcatgttaatggggaaaAGGTGGACTGCCGCTTTGCCACACGCCAGAATCTTGCCGTGTTTGAAGCCCAGGCTAATAAACGTAAGCACACATCTACTTACAGCAACTAAATAGGTGGTCAAGTCTTTCTCGGAAGCGATATCCAATACTGCCATAGAAACAAAATCAAACTGTCCCTCCTTTTCCATAGGTGTCCCCCAGCGCTCTAACTCAAAGGAGTCGTCAGATACTGGGGATAAAAACACCTCCGTCTCCCCTCCTGTGCTCAACCAGAACCACTCCACTGTCCCTCACACTATCCACCCCCAACACATTCACAACAAACCTCCCCCTCTGTCAGTCCCATACTTTAGGctgcctcctcctcttttccctcaCCTTCCCCCACACATCCCTCCTCCCCCCATGCCCCACCTTTTCCCTCCACCACCTCTACGTCTCCCCAgccatcctccaccctccctgCATCTCAACCCCGCCTTCTTTCCtccagcacaacatgacaactacagtcaacaacacaacacacagtacaACCGGCACAGGTGAGCTCATCCACTGTACTTTATATTATGGAATGTTTACCAATTAATACAAAAACATGTCTATCACAAGTTGTAtggatatgtacagtgccttgcgaaagtattcggcccccttgaactttgcgaccttttgccacatttcaggcttcaaacataaagatataaaactgtatttttttgtgaagaatcaacaacaagtgggacacaatcatgaagtggaacgatatttcaaacttttttaacaaaccaaaaactgaaaaattgggcgtgcaaaattattcagcccctttattttcagtgcagcaaactctctccagaagttcagtgaggatctgtgaatgatccaatgttgacctaaatgactaatgatgataaatacaatccacctgtgtgtaatcaagtctccgtataaatgcacctgcactgtgatagtctcagaggtccgtcaaaagcgcagagagcatcatgaagaacaaggaacacaccaggcaggtccgagatactgctgtgaagaagtttaaagtcggatttggatacaaaaagatttcccaagctttaaacatcccaaggagcactgtgcaagcgataatattgaaatggaaggagtatcagaccactgcaaatctaccaagacctggccgtccctctaaactttcagctcatacaaggagaagactgatcagagatgcagccaagaggcccatgatcactctggatgaactgcagagatctacagctgaggtgggagactctgtccataggacaacaatcagtcgtatattgcacaaatctggcctttatggaagagtggcaagaagaaagtcatttcttaaagatatccataaaaagtgttgtttaaagtttgccacaagccacctgggagacacaccaaacatgtggaagaaggtgctatggtcagatgaaaccaaaatggaactttttggcaacaatgcaaaacgttatgtttggcgtaaaagcaacacagctcatcaccctgaacacactatccccactgtcaaacatggtggtggcagcatcatggtttgggcctgcttttcttcagcagggacaaggaagatggttaaaattgatgggaagatggatggagccaaatacaggaccattctggaagaaaacctgatggagtctgcaaaagacctgagactgggatggagatttgtcttccaacaagacaatgatccaaaacataaagcaaaatctacaatggaatggttcaaaaataaacatatccaggtgttagaatggccaagtcaaagtccagacctgcatccaatcgagaatctgtggaaagaactgaaaactgctgttcacaaatgctctccatccaacctcactgagctcgagctgttttgcaaggaggaatgggaaaaaatttcagtctctcgatgtgcaaaactgatagagacataccccaagcgacttacagctgtaatcgcagcaaaaggtggcgcaacaaagtattaacttaagggggctgaataattttgcacgcccaatttttcagtttttgatttgttaaagtttgaaatatccaataaatgtcgttccacttcatgattgtgtcccacttgttgttgattcttcacaaaaaaatacagttttatatctttatgtttgaagcctgaaatgtggcaaaaggtcgcaaagttcaagggggccgaatactttcgcaaggaacTGTATGATGATGATCAGTAAGGGAGTGTCTCTTTCTCTAGCAGCAGGGACAGTGAAGCGCCCACCCCCCAAATGCCAGAGGGAGAGTTTGATGAGCTGATGAACAGAAACAGAGCAATCGCCAGCAGCGCCATCACCAAGGCTGTGTCTGGAGCTACTGCCGGTTAGACTCTCACTGAAAAATGCCTACAGTAGACATTCAAATACAGATTCATGATGATAAATCTAGACTAGGGACCCAAAGACATTTACATGTGCAGTACACAATGCAGATCATGGTCATCTTAAATCCTGCTATTGTAATAAACTCTGTAACCTCGCCTCATGTAGGAGACATGCCCCTGGCCATTGAGACGCTTTTGACTGCCATTGCTGTCATCAAGCAGTCAAGAGTGTATGGGGACGAGCGCTGTCGAGCGCTGGTCACCTCTCTGAAAGACTGCCTCTTTTCCATTGAGAGCAAGTCTTACGGCTCCAGGTCAGTGCTGGAAAAATTCTCATGGACTGTTCTGTCATCACAAATGGAAATTGTAATGTGGGAAAAATTCTCATGGACTGTTCTTTCATCACAAATGGAAATTGTAATGTGGCCTCCTAACTTGTTCTATCTTGGTAGGAAAAGACACCGTTCCCGTGACAGAGAACACCGTTCCCGAGATAGAGAGCGGGACAGGGAAAGAGAAcgggacagaggcagagaaaggGAAGAGTCCTACAGCCAGGAATGGGAGGCTGCAGGAATGTCCCGCCGGCACCGGGAACGCTCCCtaagtggggagagagatgggagagaccgGGAGCGTGTTCGGGAACGAGATAGACATAGGGAGCACCGCGAGCGGCACCGCTAGGTAAGCTCTCTGGCCCTGTCGTATCTCCAACACGTCTCCCCTCTAATTCTGTAATCTACAGACTACCACCACTTACTCACATCCTGAAATACACCACCACTAATTGCCAAGCACCTGTTTTTTTTCAGTCAACCTTTTGTATTTATGCACTCCTGACAGAACTTTTGTCTGTGATCTTTTCAGGACATTCTAGGTTGTCTTTGTCCCTGTCAGGCTGAGTAGGAGGGGAGGCAGGACTTTATTTCTGCACCAAGCTGCTTAAAAGTCTGGGTTAATGGATGAACTGATGGTGAGACAAAATGAATGTCCATAGCCCCCCCCCACTGCCCCCATCTCCATGTTTCCCTGGTATTCAGCAGCCACCAAGCATTTTATCTTCTAATCTTGGCCATCACCAACCCCCTCTTTCACAGTGATACTGTCTTTGTAATTTTATTTTTGATTATGAATTGACCGTTTCAGGGTCGTGGCTACAACTTTTGTTGTTTGACACACCTGCATGCACAAAGCAGAAGTACATGTTTTTTTATATGTTGAACTGTGTAGtgtttttttccctcttcccccttctttTGTATCAAATTTGAACTGATTAAAAAAGGCTGTTAAAATGAGTGGAACAAGTGTTTATTGCAGAAAGAGATTGTAACAAGTGGACCAGGTAGTTTCATTGCCTGACCCGTGCTGCTTAAAGGGGTTGGCCTACTGTCTTGTTTATTTACACAATGTAAATTACATGGCTTCACTTCAATCAATAAGGCTACAGCCACTTGCCATGTTTGTCAGAAAGCAGCAGGAATTCAAAGACACCTAGTGAAATGAGCCTTGCCTACCAGGGTTCATTGTTCTCTCAGGATACAGAGTGCATGCTAGAAAGTGAAACTAGGTCACTGAGCCAACACAAAGAAGCCATATTAAAGAACTGACTCCGCTTTACAAAGCACTTAAGTGAGTATTTATTGCTTTATTCAACAAAACATTTACGATTCAAACAAGGTGTGAAAATAGTCTCTTGGATGTCAATCCATCAGGGTGCACTGCCTCACTGGCAGTCAGCCAGGGCTTGTCCATAAATAAGCCATATGATGCTTGTATGTGGTTGTATCCATCATTTCTCCAGGGGTGCATAATTCAGCAACTTCTCAATGAGGTCTACATGAGCCAGCAGCATCCTCCGACAGCAATACCTCTTCAGACCAAGAGCATCAAGGGCATCACTGCCAACCAAACAAATGGGAGACACTGGCGTTTGTAATAGGTTTGTCAGGAGTAGCCTATGTAGCTACTAATTAAATAAGTGAACACTACAATATTTGGAGAAAGGGATTAATTTTAGGGAAATACAATGTAAACAATGACCACAGCAGACATGAGACTCTCACCCTTCAGTGTATTCAGCTTGAAGGAGGCCAAGGTACGCCTCCCATTTATTCCCAACGATTTTCCCACAGGTGAAGCACCGGACCGGGATAATCATTTTGATCCGATCGACTGGGGCCCTGAAAACAAATTAcgaaaaaatgtatgcactctacTGTAAATTGCGCggaataagagcatctgctaaatgacatgttAAAATTAAAATGTTAATGTTAACCTAGCCAGCCAACGGCAGACGGGTGACTTGAAGAAAAAGGTAGATATTAAACGAAAAATGCATACCTACACGAAACCACATAGCCTATCAATTTTGTAGATAACTTACTTTGTTTTACTGACGCTCAGTCTTAGCGCGAACATGTCAACAAGCGTGCTATCTAGCTACACAGTACAAGCTAGCGCACACGTTTTCAAAACCGTTGCATAGAGCTAGCTAATTAACCAGAAAGTGTTAGTACACAACACAGACATGCTTTATATCATGGCGAAATAGAGACTCAAACAATAAAGTAGTTATTGACTCACTGTAAAGTAAAATATGTTCCGCAGTAACCCTTGCAAACAGACAAGAACGCACACAGGAAGAACATCTAGCTAGGCTAACGCGCGTTGCTCCTCCCTCAATACTGGGGCCAGTGtggccaactcctcagtaaggaaagtagctattggctgtcctagaAGTCGCAAAATACGTCACCTAATTTGCACAATTGGcaatgtgcatgtaattgtgacggatgctgtaggagagagggaaaaacgctgtaggagagagggaaaaacgtcgtgggagagacaaaaagtgagtaaaaaaaacaccctaaatatgtttagaactacaaattaACTTTATTCTGTCGGTTCTTGTTTTtaatgtcacaattccaaccctcctttattttagtttagtttgttttgttttggtttgtaACCTTATGGTCTACTTAGCAGCCTACAACaagtcacacaaaaaaaaacattctggacgtggaggggtgaacatctcctgctctgactgcagctgggaaGGACTGCTGTGCTACGACTGGGTGAATGCATTGGGACGGGGTGGGGCCCACGGCAGCACCcgctgctcgttgagaagagAGCAGTGAAAGCACGTATGGTTCTtagtctccaataacaccagaaaaagtcgcTGGATTTGTCGCTTGTTgctttttttgaaaatgtgtcgctAGAGGAGTCTGAATACACGCTAACGACAAAGCCACTAAGTTGGCAACTGACGGGGGCATGTCTAGGGGCTGAAACTTTACAGGGGGTTCTAGAAATGTTGTAATTGAATGAGCTGTGCCTCATTCATAGCTCCATTTACCTTTAGCATATTGTTGTTTTCTTGGTACACATTAGATTTTCCGAATATATAAGGGGTCTGTTTAGAATACGACTCCCCCTCAGTTTTCTATTTTGGACTAGTCCAATACTAGATTCAAATCAtgaaatccaattttattggtcacatacacatggttactaGAATACTAGATTCACATCTGGAACTGGCTAATGTATCTCTTTGAGAATTCAGATTTTTAAAACAGCACAATGTTTAGAAACCCTATTGGCCAGCATGATAACATTTAAAATGTCTCCTTTTCATGACCGCTAACATGTGAATGGTGGACATAATACAGCCTATAGCCAGTCAGTCCTATTCATATCAGTGATGATGGAGGAAAGGAAACAATGAGAGGAGTGCTTCAATCTCAACACAATGAACCCTAGCTATTTCTATTGGTGGAGAGTGTAGGACACAAAATGATTCACAGCTATCAAAGAGACCCTTTAGTCTATGCAAGAGCGTCCATTGCCTTTAATAAAGGTCAGGTCAAGTCACAAGACAACCATTTGGATTTACACAAGGAGCTTtgggggcagggggagggagtGTGCAAGAGGGGAAATATGTCATAGGGAGCTGGGATATCAAGAAAATATAGGTATAATCACCAatatcacatcatcatcatctggtaATCATTTTCCATTTACAATAGTATTACCCATCAACATTTCACCATCATTGCCATTTATTTTAATATCATACAGAACATGTGCTAAAATGTGAAGTCCTACTGGAATTATTGCATTTATACGCTCTTTGAGACCAAGGAAAATAACTGCTAGATTTGATTTAGTACTCTGTGACATGATGACTAGGCTATTTGAACATGTGTTTGCAGAATATGTGTCTGTTCTGTTGCTATGCTGGAGGTATTGATATTGCATCATGGTACGCTACATGCCAGTGTTCAAGCAAGATGTTTGATTGGGTGTTGAAAATCTCGTAGGCctcttataaaaaaaaaaactgtatgtTATCAAAAATAGGAGAGCTTCTCTGTAATTAATAGGGAAACAAATGAGGAAACAATCTCAGTTGATCTACTAAATAAATCCATCTTTCTCTACTCCCATCAATAATGCATGCTTTCTACTTGAATTCTAGGTTCATCAAACTATCaaaaaatattacaaatacaCCGTAATGCATGTATTATCATTTCATCATACTTTCAACGCTTTCCTGGAGGTTGGAGATGGAtgtaatatatttgtgtatatgcTGATTTGCTGAGCATGACTGGCCAAGCTACCACATACATTGGTACACCACATATTGCATGTAGAATATTTTCATTCTGAATCAAAATTCATACAATGTACAGTACTATTACAGTATCTGCACAGTCTCTCACACTAACACTCTCTAACATGTATGGTCTTCAAATAAATAGAGGCTACACTATTGCTCCAGAGAAATTGTAGTAAGCAAGCTGTTAATACATTTGACAAATGGATACACCAAGGGATTTCAGTGTTAACACACAGGGTTAAAATATATATCATATTTTTGGCAATAGGTTTGGCAATTTAGTGTATATGCTTTTGGTTTATACTCCATTTGTGTCACCAGGGCAGTAAACGCAGGCAGCCAGGCATAACTTTGAATATAATCTCAATGTACATATTGATTTGGGATATAGGGGCAATTTGACTATGAAATGTTATTATCTCAGTATCAGTAGAGACTGAAATGGAAGTGTATTACATCCAATTATTTAAGTTACTTCATCTGTCACACTATTATCTGCCATTACTGACATCACACACAGCCTTCCCTAAAACATGCAACTTCCCCTGAATTGATATAACGATATCTCCTGGTCTAAAACCGTTATTCAAAAGGGTTCACATCTAATCTTCAGGGACCAGGtatttacagcaaaagcaatacgagcatagaaatagcacatacTAGGcaccagggttgggatcaattccatttaaattgcaCTGAGAAATTAAACAAAATTCAAATTCCAAATGTTCTATATTGAAAAGGATTcaagagaattggaatttcagtgtacttcctgaattgactggaatttaaatgaaATTGACCCCAAACCTGCTAGGCACTCACAATAGTATGTTTAATATACTTCATACTTCACTTCATATGACCTTTTTCAAATCAAACAATATAAAGTTACTGCATTTCTACTTCTAATTTATGTATTAGTAGACCCAGAAACATCAAAATGTTTATCAGTGCATACTGGATAAATAGGGTGTTcaagtactgtatatatgtgtgtgtccagtgtaaCTGTTGGAGTGCATTTGTATGGTGATTAAAGGCGTGTAGCCCTATAATAAGTAGGTGCAGTTAGAGAGGTGGAGCAAATTCATGCGTGAGTATACTAGCAGGGGCCCAAAAATATATTACTTGAATGTTCACTGATGTTTTTATTCACTACAAGCAAGGTCAGACTGAAATAAACTTAAGAAGCAAAGTggctccccatcccccatctctaccaGCTGCATGATAGTCTATGAACCAATCAGCAAGTGACTTGTTAACCCATCAACCAATATGTTTTTATGATGAGTGGTGGTGATTAATTTCTTCTTGCCAACAACAGTGCCCCCAACAGGATGGCACCAGCAGCGATGATGGCACCACCAATGAGGAAGGGCTTCAGGCTTTCCAGGGAGTCTGTGCTGGCCTCTgctgcctcctccccctctggtgCCCCCTCTGGTTCAGCTGAGCCATCCTCCACTGGAGGCTCTTCCACAGGGACCGCTGGGGGTGGAGGCTCTACTGGAGTGGGGTCAACCTTTTTAGGGGGAGCTGTCTCCTTCTTCTCCGTCTTCTCTGCTTTAGAGGATGCCTTGGGCACTGGTGCCCCGCTCTTAGCCTTAGCTTCCATAGGATCCAGAAACAGGTGGGGTTGGTCAGAAGTGTCTTTCAGGTCAGCACTGCTTTACTGATGGAAAACAGcaaacagaggcagacagataATCACACAGATTAGACTATCTGCTCTACTGTCCCTTGGTGTTATTATACAGACAGGGAGCATCAACATACACAGGAAGTATTTTACACCTCCTTATTCACTGCAGAATGAAGCATCATGTCATCATTTTTGCTTCATGTCAGTAGAGACAGGGCCATCATGTGACCTTGACAGACAAGATGACATAAACAGAACCATATTATCCCTGCTATATACATTATCTGGTTTGTTTATTACATCTGTAGAGCAAACTTCCAGTGCAAGCAACACTTTAAGTCCAGCATCCTGTCAAGAGCAATCTCATGGGAAAGTTAACTGCACGTTTTGTAACAGACGGAGTAATCACGCTGCTGCAGCTGCTAAAAAAAAGAGCCCAGTTGAGAGGTGCATGCATGTCTTCTGCACTCACCACACTGTCTGATGTGTGTTAATCCAGTCTCAGCAAGCAATAAATATTctctgtatatttatttatttctctctccctgtctatctctaaAATGGCATgagtcatacagtatgtactgttaATGGAGGTCAAGATGGAGGAAAGCAGACAggaataaggagaggagagagtaataaCATAGTGGAGATACAGAATGATCCAAAGGCAGgaaaataagaaagagagagagaggaattaaAGAAAAAACAGAGAGATACTAAAACGGATGCATCTGAGGATGCTCGATGCTGGCACAGGATATGAAGATAGGAGTTGCACAGGCTGTGATAATCCCATTGACCAAAATACTGAAATAGCATGAAGGGTGAGGAGGTAGAAATCTGAGAGTACATACCCTCAGGCtattctgttctcctctccaacAGCTCTGTAACAATGGACGGAGGGATGGAATTGCTGCTCAAAAGCTATCAGCCGGAACTCAGTTATGTCCTCAaggcagagagtgagagtaagtagagagatggagggcacagtgaaaacagagggagggaaaggagaaggACTGGGATGTACCATCTGGGCTGCAAACAGTGGGGGTGTCTGTATCTTTAGACTGCATTGTGTCTTTGTTCAatttactgtatctctctctgcctagccCTAGAGCTTAGgatgtattttttaaagtaaattcTTGTAAAATTCTTGTAGAAGCCTACTATAATAATTACTACAATAGTAATTcaattgtatatactgtacaaatATATAATAGAAAGATTTGCATACCCAATGCGTGGCATCATGCTGCCTCaaaatgtgtgtatttgtgagtcacATTTGTATAGGGGAAaatgtgcttgtttgtgtgtttcaAATTTTATCTCAAGTGTGTTCAGTACATGGATTTAGTTGAGTACTTTCTTGCACCTCTGTCTCTGACTTTATCTAAATAAAATATCTCCCTGTGATGCTAAGGGGATGACATCATTCAAATAATACAGCCCTAGTTCAGTCAAATACTACTGTATGCCTACATtgtcatttttgtcatttagcagacactcttatccagagtgacttaaaggagcaattagggttaagtactctgctcaagggcacatcaacatctTTTTCATCCAGtctgctctgggattcaaaccagaaaACATTTGGTTAGTGGCCCAACACGCTTAACCTCTAGGATACCTGCCTACCATTGTATTCTACCGACACTGTGATTATTGAGCTgtcggtagaccatt
This window encodes:
- the LOC112247041 gene encoding cleavage and polyadenylation specificity factor subunit 7 isoform X1, yielding MAAKAADGGGATDLIDIYDEKFSQNNGEDGDFATTAEASDLYDDVLTGSVSRERKFSENAMPLSKDQPTKEESKPAILYTYSGVWNKRLAVYVGNFSWWTSDKDLINVARTLGVKDIVEIKFAENRANGQSRGYAEVVVATEESLQRLLETLPNCHVNGEKVDCRFATRQNLAVFEAQANKRVPQRSNSKESSDTGDKNTSVSPPVLNQNHSTVPHTIHPQHIHNKPPPLSVPYFRLPPPLFPHLPPHIPPPPMPHLFPPPPLRLPSHPPPSLHLNPAFFPPAQHDNYSQQHNTQYNRHSSRDSEAPTPQMPEGEFDELMNRNRAIASSAITKAVSGATAGDMPLAIETLLTAIAVIKQSRVYGDERCRALVTSLKDCLFSIESKSYGSRKRHRSRDREHRSRDRERDRERERDRGREREESYSQEWEAAGMSRRHRERSLSGERDGRDRERVRERDRHREHRERHR
- the LOC112247041 gene encoding cleavage and polyadenylation specificity factor subunit 7 isoform X2, with the translated sequence MAAKAADGGGATDLIDIYDEKFSQNNGEDGDFATTAEASDLYDDVLTGSVSRERKFSENAMPLSKDQPTKEESKPAILYTYSGVWNKRLAVYVGNFSWWTSDKDLINVARTLGVKDIVEIKFAENRANGQSRGYAEVVVATEESLQRLLETLPNCHVNGEKVDCRFATRQNLAVFEAQANKRVPQRSNSKESSDTGDKNTSVSPPVLNQNHSTVPHTIHPQHIHNKPPPLSVPYFRLPPPLFPHLPPHIPPPPMPHLFPPPPLRLPSHPPPSLHLNPAFFPPAQHDNYSQQHNTQYNRHSRDSEAPTPQMPEGEFDELMNRNRAIASSAITKAVSGATAGDMPLAIETLLTAIAVIKQSRVYGDERCRALVTSLKDCLFSIESKSYGSRKRHRSRDREHRSRDRERDRERERDRGREREESYSQEWEAAGMSRRHRERSLSGERDGRDRERVRERDRHREHRERHR
- the LOC112247041 gene encoding cleavage and polyadenylation specificity factor subunit 7 isoform X3 — its product is MPLSKDQPTKEESKPAILYTYSGVWNKRLAVYVGNFSWWTSDKDLINVARTLGVKDIVEIKFAENRANGQSRGYAEVVVATEESLQRLLETLPNCHVNGEKVDCRFATRQNLAVFEAQANKRVPQRSNSKESSDTGDKNTSVSPPVLNQNHSTVPHTIHPQHIHNKPPPLSVPYFRLPPPLFPHLPPHIPPPPMPHLFPPPPLRLPSHPPPSLHLNPAFFPPAQHDNYSQQHNTQYNRHSSRDSEAPTPQMPEGEFDELMNRNRAIASSAITKAVSGATAGDMPLAIETLLTAIAVIKQSRVYGDERCRALVTSLKDCLFSIESKSYGSRKRHRSRDREHRSRDRERDRERERDRGREREESYSQEWEAAGMSRRHRERSLSGERDGRDRERVRERDRHREHRERHR
- the LOC112247043 gene encoding DNA-directed RNA polymerases I, II, and III subunit RPABC5 isoform X1, with the protein product MFFLCAFLSVCKGYCGTYFTLQAPVDRIKMIIPVRCFTCGKIVGNKWEAYLGLLQAEYTEGDALDALGLKRYCCRRMLLAHVDLIEKLLNYAPLEK
- the LOC112247043 gene encoding DNA-directed RNA polymerases I, II, and III subunit RPABC5 isoform X2 → MFALRLSVSKTKAPVDRIKMIIPVRCFTCGKIVGNKWEAYLGLLQAEYTEGDALDALGLKRYCCRRMLLAHVDLIEKLLNYAPLEK